In the Thermococcus sp. MAR1 genome, one interval contains:
- a CDS encoding TIGR02253 family HAD-type hydrolase, whose translation MKAVLFDIDGTILTEMPLIQLFLPQVYDKLSKKFGISKDEAREQFLGEIFGRRDTYDWHDWNFFFRLFDLDLNYEELLKTYPHKLHVYPDTIPTLEWLREEGYLLGVITSGPGYQRLKLKLAGLLDYFDVVVTRDDVNAIKPEPKIFLYALEELAVEPGEAMMVGDSLSQDVYGAKNIGMTAVWINRDGEEGYNMADYEIRTLHELRKILGGWG comes from the coding sequence ATGAAGGCGGTTCTCTTTGATATAGACGGTACGATACTAACCGAGATGCCGCTCATCCAGCTCTTCCTCCCACAGGTCTACGACAAGCTCTCGAAGAAGTTTGGGATAAGCAAGGATGAGGCGAGGGAGCAGTTTCTCGGAGAGATATTCGGCAGAAGAGACACCTATGACTGGCACGACTGGAATTTCTTCTTCAGGCTCTTCGACCTCGACCTGAATTATGAGGAGCTGCTCAAGACATACCCCCACAAGCTTCACGTTTATCCCGATACGATTCCAACGCTGGAGTGGCTGAGGGAGGAGGGATACCTCCTCGGGGTCATCACGAGCGGTCCGGGGTACCAAAGACTGAAGCTCAAGCTCGCCGGTCTGCTGGATTACTTCGATGTCGTCGTAACTAGGGACGACGTGAACGCTATAAAACCTGAGCCCAAGATATTTCTCTACGCCCTTGAGGAGCTGGCCGTGGAGCCCGGTGAGGCCATGATGGTTGGAGATTCCCTCAGCCAGGATGTCTACGGCGCCAAGAATATCGGGATGACCGCAGTCTGGATAAACCGCGACGGCGAGGAGGGTTATAATATGGCAGACTATGAAATCAGAACCCTTCACGAACTCAGAAAAATCTTGGGGGGATGGGGATGA
- a CDS encoding glutamate cyclase domain-containing protein produces the protein MIAHLINTDAGNRGVLRVYIDYRRENPDFLHNSAKMFLDNYERVLVITGFPIPPMMHAETDGPPGALALVKAIETLGGTAEVLTYPEVKTALEPFGIRFTDEPEIEDYSLVVAVETPGRTIDGRYYSMSGMEITRETFDWAVLRARELGVPTIGIGDGGNEAGMGKIRDLVVKHVPYGERIASVVETDELILSAVSNWGAYGLVAQASIEFGKELLPGWDEKTIVRIISKFGLIDGVSKTQTPTVDGISLNVHEKIVELLNALVGETLRER, from the coding sequence ATGATAGCCCACCTAATCAACACGGACGCTGGCAACAGGGGAGTTCTCCGGGTGTACATCGACTACCGGAGGGAAAATCCCGATTTTTTACATAATTCTGCAAAGATGTTCTTGGATAATTATGAGCGCGTTCTCGTGATAACGGGGTTTCCAATCCCTCCGATGATGCATGCTGAGACCGATGGGCCGCCAGGAGCACTGGCTCTAGTGAAGGCCATTGAGACCCTGGGGGGTACCGCTGAGGTGCTTACGTACCCTGAGGTAAAGACTGCCTTGGAACCATTCGGCATCAGGTTCACCGACGAACCTGAGATAGAGGACTACTCCCTTGTCGTAGCTGTGGAAACTCCGGGGAGGACAATAGACGGGAGGTACTACTCAATGAGCGGCATGGAGATAACGAGGGAGACCTTCGACTGGGCGGTTTTGAGGGCTAGAGAGCTCGGGGTGCCAACGATAGGGATAGGCGACGGTGGAAATGAGGCTGGAATGGGCAAGATAAGGGACCTGGTCGTCAAGCACGTTCCCTATGGTGAGAGAATAGCAAGCGTCGTTGAGACCGATGAGCTAATTCTTTCGGCGGTTTCAAACTGGGGTGCCTATGGGCTCGTGGCCCAGGCGTCAATAGAGTTTGGCAAAGAACTGCTCCCCGGCTGGGATGAAAAGACAATAGTCAGGATCATATCAAAGTTCGGTCTGATAGACGGGGTCTCCAAAACCCAGACGCCGACTGTTGATGGGATAAGCCTCAACGTCCACGAGAAAATCGTTGAGCTTTTAAACGCACTTGTGGGGGAAACGCTAAGAGAAAGATAA